One segment of Engraulis encrasicolus isolate BLACKSEA-1 chromosome 7, IST_EnEncr_1.0, whole genome shotgun sequence DNA contains the following:
- the cpeb4b gene encoding cytoplasmic polyadenylation element-binding protein 4b isoform X2, translating into MGDYGFGVLVQNNNGNKSAFPVRIHPHLQPPHHHQSTAPSPATFTSSNTAGNGNSSGSPWLFPATNAHSSMQDEILGSDKAKAQQQEIQETQEKQQQQSQLSPAPQESGIISDMDKARSEEGKGEGSPSDVSNGKEKLRLESPVLTPFDYQEAPGLGTAAQSSSSSSSLTSFNNWSAAMPPTPASTIINEDISFFNPAASANSGPLLFQNFSHHVSPGFGGNFSPQIGPISQHHPPPHPHFQHPHGQAHPQQHRRSPASPHPPPPFPHRSAAAAFSQLPHLSNNLNKPPSPWGSYQSPSPSPSSTSWSPGGGYGGWGGSQSRDYRRSLNGGVAPMNSISPLKKTFPNNHVVPSQKYSRTSPGFNPKSWIDESRSDNIFPFQERTRSFDGFNMHSLESSLIDIMRAEQDTLKGRLGFTHPAGDSPLPINGHSSLFPMEDGFGDDERGDQGLPGLGSPHCFPHQNGERVERYSRKVFVGGLPPDIDEDEITASFRRFGHLFVDWPHKAESKSYFPPKGYAFLLFQDESSVQALIDACIEEDGKLYLCVSSPTIKDKPVQIRPWNLNDSDFVMDGSQPLDPRKTIFVGGVPRPLRAVELAMIMDRLYGGVCYAGIDTDPELKYPKGAGRVAFSNQQSYIAAISARFVQLQHGEIDKRVEVKPYVLDDQLCDECQGTRCGGKFAPFFCANVTCLQYYCEYCWAAIHSRAGREFHKPLVKEGGDRPRHISFRWN; encoded by the exons ATGGGGGATTACGGGTTTGGAGTCCTAGTGCAAAACAACAATGGTAACAAGTCTGCTTTCCCAGTAAGAATTCACCCGCACCTCCAGCctccccaccaccatcaaagcaCCGCTCCCAGCCCTGCCACCTTCACGAGCAGCAACACTGCAGGGAATGGCAACAGCAGTGGGTCGCCCTGGCTGTTCCCTGCCACCAATGCCCACAGCAGCATGCAAGATGAAATACTCGGCTCTGACAAGGCCAAAGCGCAGCAACAGGAAattcaagaaacacaagagaagcagcaacagcagtcacAGTTGTCCCCAGCCCCCCAGGAGAGTGGCATCATATCAGACATGGACAAGGCTCGGTCCGAGGAGGGCAAGGGCGAGGGGAGCCCGTCTGACGTCAGCAACGGGAAGGAGAAGCTGCGTCTCGAGTCTCCCGTGCTGACGCCCTTCGACTACCAAGAGGCCCCGGGCCTGGGCACGGCCGCCCaatccagctcctcctcctcctccctgaccAGCTTCAACAACTGGTCCGCTGCTATGCCCCCCACCCCGGCCTCCACCATCATCAACGAGGACATCAGCTTCTTCAACCCGGCCGCCTCGGCCAACAGCGGCCCGCTGCTGTTCCAGAACTTCTCGCACCACGTCAGCCCCGGCTTCGGCGGCAACTTCTCCCCGCAGATCGGGCCCATCTCGCAGCACCACCCGCCGCCGCACCCCCACTTCCAGCACCCGCACGGCCAGGCGCACCCCCAGCAGCACCGCCGCTCGCCGGCCAGCCCTCACCCGCCCCCGCCCTTCCCCCACCGCAGCGCGGCCGCCGCCTTCAGCCAGCTGCCGCACCTCTCCAACAACCTGAACAAGCCCCCTTCTCCGTGGGGCAGCTACCAGagcccctcgccctcgccctcctccacctcctggagCCCGGGCGGGGGCTACGGGGGCTGGGGCGGCTCCCAGAGCCGGGACTACCGCCGGAGCCTGAACGGCGGCGTGGCCCCCATGAACTCCATCTCGCCCCTCAAGAAGACCTTCCCCAACAACCACGTGGTGCCCTCGCAGAAGTACTCGCGCACCAGCCCTGGCTTCAACCCAAAGTCCTGGATTGACGAGAGCCGCAGCGACAACATCTTCCCCTTCCAG GAGCGCACTCGTTCGTTTGATGGCTTCAACATGCACTCTCTGGAGAGCTCCCTCATCGACATCATGAGGGCCGAGCAGGACACCCTCAAAG GCCGGCTTGGATTCACACACCCCGCTGGAGACAGTCCTTTGCCCATAAATG gccACTCGTCCCTGTTCCCCATGGAGGATGGCTTCGGTGATGACGAGCGTGGGGACCAGGGCCTGCCTGGTCTGGGCTCCCCCCACTGCTTCCCCCACCAGAACGGGGAGCGAGTGGAGCGCTACTCCCGCAAGGTGTTTGTTGGCGGCCTGCCCCCAGACATAGACGAAG ATGAGATTACGGCAAGTTTCCGTCGCTTTGGACACCTTTTTGTGGACTGGCCCCATAAGGCGGAGAGCAAGTCCTACTTCCCTCCCAaag gttatgcCTTTCTGCTGTTCCAGGACGAGAGCTCTGTGCAGGCCTTGATAGACGCTTGTATTGAAGAAGATGGCAAACTCTATCTCTGCGTGTCTAGCCCCACCATCAAAGACAAACCA GTCCAGATCCGACCCTGGAACCTGAATGACAGCGACTTCGTCATGGACGGCTCTCAGCCCCTGGACCCGCGCAAGACCATCTTTGTTGGCGGGGTGCCACGACCCCTTCGCGCAG tggagTTGGCGATGATCATGGACAGGCTGTATGGCGGTGTGTGCTACGCGGGCATCGACACGGACCCGGAGCTGAAGTACCCCAAGGGGGCGGGCCGCGTGGCCTTCTCTAATCAGCAGAGCTACATTGCGGCTATCAGCGCCCGCTTTGTGCAGCTGCAGCATGGCGAGATTGATAAACGG GTGGAAGTGAAGCCATACGTGCTAGACGACCAGCTGTGTGACGAGTGTCAGGGCACGCGCTGCGGTGGCAAGTTTGCGCCCTTCTTCTGCGCCAACGTGACCTGCCTGCAGTACTACTGTGAGTACTGCTGGGCCGCCATCCACTCCCGCGCCGGCCGCGAGTTCCACAAGCCCCTGGTAAAGGAGGGCGGAGACCGGCCCCGCCACATCTCCTTCCGCTGGAACTAG
- the cpeb4b gene encoding cytoplasmic polyadenylation element-binding protein 4b isoform X1: MGDYGFGVLVQNNNGNKSAFPVRIHPHLQPPHHHQSTAPSPATFTSSNTAGNGNSSGSPWLFPATNAHSSMQDEILGSDKAKAQQQEIQETQEKQQQQSQLSPAPQESGIISDMDKARSEEGKGEGSPSDVSNGKEKLRLESPVLTPFDYQEAPGLGTAAQSSSSSSSLTSFNNWSAAMPPTPASTIINEDISFFNPAASANSGPLLFQNFSHHVSPGFGGNFSPQIGPISQHHPPPHPHFQHPHGQAHPQQHRRSPASPHPPPPFPHRSAAAAFSQLPHLSNNLNKPPSPWGSYQSPSPSPSSTSWSPGGGYGGWGGSQSRDYRRSLNGGVAPMNSISPLKKTFPNNHVVPSQKYSRTSPGFNPKSWIDESRSDNIFPFQERTRSFDGFNMHSLESSLIDIMRAEQDTLKGRLGFTHPAGDSPLPINARNYGRRRGHSSLFPMEDGFGDDERGDQGLPGLGSPHCFPHQNGERVERYSRKVFVGGLPPDIDEDEITASFRRFGHLFVDWPHKAESKSYFPPKGYAFLLFQDESSVQALIDACIEEDGKLYLCVSSPTIKDKPVQIRPWNLNDSDFVMDGSQPLDPRKTIFVGGVPRPLRAVELAMIMDRLYGGVCYAGIDTDPELKYPKGAGRVAFSNQQSYIAAISARFVQLQHGEIDKRVEVKPYVLDDQLCDECQGTRCGGKFAPFFCANVTCLQYYCEYCWAAIHSRAGREFHKPLVKEGGDRPRHISFRWN; encoded by the exons ATGGGGGATTACGGGTTTGGAGTCCTAGTGCAAAACAACAATGGTAACAAGTCTGCTTTCCCAGTAAGAATTCACCCGCACCTCCAGCctccccaccaccatcaaagcaCCGCTCCCAGCCCTGCCACCTTCACGAGCAGCAACACTGCAGGGAATGGCAACAGCAGTGGGTCGCCCTGGCTGTTCCCTGCCACCAATGCCCACAGCAGCATGCAAGATGAAATACTCGGCTCTGACAAGGCCAAAGCGCAGCAACAGGAAattcaagaaacacaagagaagcagcaacagcagtcacAGTTGTCCCCAGCCCCCCAGGAGAGTGGCATCATATCAGACATGGACAAGGCTCGGTCCGAGGAGGGCAAGGGCGAGGGGAGCCCGTCTGACGTCAGCAACGGGAAGGAGAAGCTGCGTCTCGAGTCTCCCGTGCTGACGCCCTTCGACTACCAAGAGGCCCCGGGCCTGGGCACGGCCGCCCaatccagctcctcctcctcctccctgaccAGCTTCAACAACTGGTCCGCTGCTATGCCCCCCACCCCGGCCTCCACCATCATCAACGAGGACATCAGCTTCTTCAACCCGGCCGCCTCGGCCAACAGCGGCCCGCTGCTGTTCCAGAACTTCTCGCACCACGTCAGCCCCGGCTTCGGCGGCAACTTCTCCCCGCAGATCGGGCCCATCTCGCAGCACCACCCGCCGCCGCACCCCCACTTCCAGCACCCGCACGGCCAGGCGCACCCCCAGCAGCACCGCCGCTCGCCGGCCAGCCCTCACCCGCCCCCGCCCTTCCCCCACCGCAGCGCGGCCGCCGCCTTCAGCCAGCTGCCGCACCTCTCCAACAACCTGAACAAGCCCCCTTCTCCGTGGGGCAGCTACCAGagcccctcgccctcgccctcctccacctcctggagCCCGGGCGGGGGCTACGGGGGCTGGGGCGGCTCCCAGAGCCGGGACTACCGCCGGAGCCTGAACGGCGGCGTGGCCCCCATGAACTCCATCTCGCCCCTCAAGAAGACCTTCCCCAACAACCACGTGGTGCCCTCGCAGAAGTACTCGCGCACCAGCCCTGGCTTCAACCCAAAGTCCTGGATTGACGAGAGCCGCAGCGACAACATCTTCCCCTTCCAG GAGCGCACTCGTTCGTTTGATGGCTTCAACATGCACTCTCTGGAGAGCTCCCTCATCGACATCATGAGGGCCGAGCAGGACACCCTCAAAG GCCGGCTTGGATTCACACACCCCGCTGGAGACAGTCCTTTGCCCATAAATG CAAGGAATTATGGGAGGAGACGAG gccACTCGTCCCTGTTCCCCATGGAGGATGGCTTCGGTGATGACGAGCGTGGGGACCAGGGCCTGCCTGGTCTGGGCTCCCCCCACTGCTTCCCCCACCAGAACGGGGAGCGAGTGGAGCGCTACTCCCGCAAGGTGTTTGTTGGCGGCCTGCCCCCAGACATAGACGAAG ATGAGATTACGGCAAGTTTCCGTCGCTTTGGACACCTTTTTGTGGACTGGCCCCATAAGGCGGAGAGCAAGTCCTACTTCCCTCCCAaag gttatgcCTTTCTGCTGTTCCAGGACGAGAGCTCTGTGCAGGCCTTGATAGACGCTTGTATTGAAGAAGATGGCAAACTCTATCTCTGCGTGTCTAGCCCCACCATCAAAGACAAACCA GTCCAGATCCGACCCTGGAACCTGAATGACAGCGACTTCGTCATGGACGGCTCTCAGCCCCTGGACCCGCGCAAGACCATCTTTGTTGGCGGGGTGCCACGACCCCTTCGCGCAG tggagTTGGCGATGATCATGGACAGGCTGTATGGCGGTGTGTGCTACGCGGGCATCGACACGGACCCGGAGCTGAAGTACCCCAAGGGGGCGGGCCGCGTGGCCTTCTCTAATCAGCAGAGCTACATTGCGGCTATCAGCGCCCGCTTTGTGCAGCTGCAGCATGGCGAGATTGATAAACGG GTGGAAGTGAAGCCATACGTGCTAGACGACCAGCTGTGTGACGAGTGTCAGGGCACGCGCTGCGGTGGCAAGTTTGCGCCCTTCTTCTGCGCCAACGTGACCTGCCTGCAGTACTACTGTGAGTACTGCTGGGCCGCCATCCACTCCCGCGCCGGCCGCGAGTTCCACAAGCCCCTGGTAAAGGAGGGCGGAGACCGGCCCCGCCACATCTCCTTCCGCTGGAACTAG